One window from the genome of Deinococcus sp. NW-56 encodes:
- a CDS encoding LexA family transcriptional regulator, which produces MTQTELTGRPRDVLHMIATLENAGEMVTLHRVAVALGLPRQNIWIYVRKLQERGLIIYSPSERFTTPLRLSEEGWWVSEVPRAAGIDLRFPILGEVAAGRPTLAGEQVEAYATRLQDVLDLREGDFLLKVRGDSMTGIGIFPGDLVAIRPQQEEPHGGEVVLVLVPGENTATLKRWHRDNGTVTLVSENPACAPMTFPVQEVRVQGCLVGHIGAGRSRRSPNGE; this is translated from the coding sequence ATGACTCAGACTGAACTGACCGGGCGGCCGCGTGATGTGCTGCACATGATCGCCACGCTGGAGAACGCGGGGGAGATGGTCACCCTGCACCGGGTCGCGGTGGCGCTGGGCCTGCCCCGGCAGAACATCTGGATCTACGTGCGCAAGCTGCAGGAACGCGGCCTGATCATCTACAGCCCCTCCGAGCGCTTCACCACGCCGCTGCGCCTGAGCGAGGAAGGCTGGTGGGTCTCCGAGGTGCCCCGCGCCGCCGGCATCGACCTGCGCTTCCCGATCCTGGGCGAGGTCGCCGCCGGCCGCCCCACCCTGGCCGGCGAACAGGTGGAGGCCTACGCCACCCGGCTGCAAGACGTGCTGGACCTGCGCGAGGGCGACTTCCTGCTGAAGGTGCGCGGGGACTCCATGACGGGCATCGGCATCTTCCCCGGCGACCTGGTAGCGATCCGTCCCCAGCAGGAGGAACCCCACGGCGGCGAGGTGGTGCTGGTCCTGGTGCCCGGCGAGAACACCGCGACGCTGAAGCGCTGGCACCGCGACAACGGCACCGTCACCTTGGTCAGCGAGAACCCGGCCTGCGCTCCCATGACCTTCCCGGTCCAGGAGGTGCGGGTGCAGGGCTGCCTGGTGGGGCACATCGGCGCGGGGCGCAGCCGGCGCTCCCCGAACGGGGAGTAG
- a CDS encoding DUF2726 domain-containing protein has protein sequence MTSRPGEDTLRLAPRLPGVHPAVRYGELEPPDRALLLALEAQGGAAEARCLARVLAVPAVDLHPRLGALAALGLIQEAAGRWGIVPELRSRVQRDLGASVGARVVLRSDQTVRCPEPNVGERVLRSLCREVFAPHVVRPWVPLRQVLDVQVMNTLLDEPDRAFLANRSVQVDVVVEDLESGRALLAVELDGPQHERSPQLERDARKDRILRVAGLPLVRLWTCEADPPGEELLRALLGWRLRGALRDPRFLAACPAALREVLERCPAPAGEEFQTLRAVLGEELLTSLLGEGPGAPAREATLTEIVAGLRAAHSDEGIRQWFERARYTLRGECPRDILRGEWSPGDARVRRVCRLAAAGGSFFAT, from the coding sequence ATGACCTCGCGGCCGGGAGAGGACACGCTTCGGCTGGCCCCCCGACTGCCGGGTGTTCACCCCGCGGTGCGCTACGGGGAACTCGAGCCTCCCGACCGCGCCCTGCTGCTCGCTCTGGAAGCCCAGGGAGGGGCCGCGGAGGCGAGGTGCCTGGCCCGGGTCCTGGCGGTGCCGGCGGTGGACCTTCACCCCCGCCTGGGCGCCCTCGCGGCCCTGGGCCTGATTCAGGAGGCGGCGGGCCGCTGGGGGATCGTCCCGGAACTGCGCAGCCGGGTGCAGCGCGACCTGGGCGCCTCGGTGGGAGCGCGGGTGGTGCTGAGAAGCGACCAGACGGTGCGGTGCCCAGAGCCCAACGTCGGCGAGCGGGTGCTGCGCTCACTCTGCCGCGAGGTCTTCGCGCCCCATGTGGTGCGGCCCTGGGTGCCGCTGCGCCAGGTGCTCGACGTGCAGGTCATGAACACCCTGCTCGACGAGCCGGACCGCGCCTTTCTCGCCAACCGCAGCGTCCAGGTCGACGTGGTGGTGGAGGACCTGGAGAGCGGGCGGGCCCTGCTGGCCGTGGAACTCGATGGCCCGCAGCATGAGCGCAGCCCGCAACTGGAGCGCGACGCGCGCAAGGACCGCATTCTGCGGGTCGCCGGCCTGCCGCTCGTGCGGCTGTGGACCTGCGAGGCCGATCCGCCCGGGGAGGAGCTGCTGCGCGCCCTGCTGGGCTGGCGGCTGCGCGGGGCGCTGCGGGACCCCCGCTTTCTGGCCGCGTGTCCCGCGGCGCTGCGGGAGGTGCTGGAACGGTGCCCTGCACCGGCCGGAGAGGAGTTCCAGACCCTGCGCGCCGTCCTGGGCGAGGAGTTGCTCACCTCCCTGCTGGGGGAAGGCCCGGGCGCGCCGGCGCGTGAGGCGACCCTGACGGAGATCGTGGCGGGGCTGCGCGCGGCGCACAGCGACGAGGGGATCCGCCAGTGGTTCGAGCGCGCCCGCTACACGCTGCGCGGGGAGTGCCCCCGCGACATCCTGCGGGGCGAGTGGTCTCCGGGGGACGCGCGGGTCCGGCGGGTCTGCCGGCTCGCCGCGGCGGGTGGGAGCTTCTTCGCGACCTGA
- a CDS encoding class I SAM-dependent DNA methyltransferase has protein sequence MMSYEGLPFDPNGPTLTLPELEQRLWGAANVLRGPIDAADFKAYIFPLLFFKRISDVWDEEYQAAFEESGGDISYATFKENHRFQIPDGHHWRDVFAVTENVGFALAAALRAIEQANPDTLYGIFGDAQWTNKARLPDALMRQLLDGFQRLRLGNRNVREDVMGQAYEYLIKKFADSSNKAAGEFYTPRAVVRLMVNMLHPQARESIYDPTVGTGGIPLEAVHHIRESGGEWRNLVIRGQELNLTTQAIARMNLFLHGIEDFKIARGDTLQEPAFHQGDELDQFDCVLANPPFSLKGWGADRWAADPYGRGVFGVPTDGNADYAWIMHMLKSLKPGSGRMAVVMPLGVLFRGGREGKIRQKLIQGDYVEAVVELGPNLFYGTGIPACILVLRLEKEEAARGSVYFVDASRLFTKARAQNFMTDAQADEIHMLYRTRADRPGLSRVVPIEEIHAAGYTLKLGQYLQAESQGETLTVADALTNLRKKLAAQKVAEDRLEILLQKAGHL, from the coding sequence ATGATGAGCTACGAAGGGCTGCCGTTCGATCCGAACGGTCCGACCCTGACCCTGCCCGAACTCGAGCAGCGCCTCTGGGGCGCCGCCAACGTCCTGCGCGGCCCGATCGACGCGGCCGACTTCAAGGCCTACATCTTCCCGCTGCTGTTCTTCAAGCGCATCAGTGATGTCTGGGACGAGGAGTACCAGGCCGCCTTCGAGGAGTCCGGCGGCGACATCTCCTACGCCACGTTCAAGGAAAATCACCGCTTTCAGATTCCCGACGGCCACCACTGGCGCGACGTCTTCGCCGTCACCGAGAATGTCGGCTTCGCGCTGGCCGCGGCGCTGCGCGCCATCGAGCAGGCCAACCCCGACACCCTCTACGGCATCTTCGGCGACGCCCAGTGGACCAACAAGGCCCGGCTGCCCGACGCGTTGATGCGCCAGCTGCTTGATGGGTTCCAGCGGCTGCGCCTGGGCAACCGCAATGTCCGCGAGGACGTCATGGGCCAGGCCTACGAGTACCTCATCAAGAAGTTCGCCGACTCGTCCAACAAGGCGGCCGGCGAGTTCTACACGCCGCGCGCCGTGGTGCGCCTGATGGTGAACATGCTCCACCCGCAGGCCCGCGAGAGCATCTACGACCCCACCGTCGGCACCGGCGGCATCCCGCTCGAGGCCGTCCACCACATCCGCGAGTCGGGCGGCGAGTGGCGCAACCTGGTCATCCGCGGTCAGGAACTCAACCTCACCACCCAGGCGATTGCCCGCATGAACCTGTTCCTGCACGGCATCGAGGACTTCAAGATCGCCCGCGGGGACACGCTGCAGGAGCCGGCCTTCCACCAGGGCGACGAGCTCGATCAGTTCGACTGCGTGCTGGCCAACCCGCCCTTCAGCCTGAAGGGTTGGGGCGCCGATCGGTGGGCCGCCGATCCCTATGGCCGGGGCGTCTTCGGCGTGCCCACCGACGGCAACGCCGACTATGCCTGGATCATGCACATGCTGAAAAGCCTGAAGCCCGGCAGTGGCCGCATGGCGGTCGTCATGCCGCTGGGCGTGCTGTTCCGCGGCGGGCGCGAGGGCAAGATCCGGCAGAAGCTGATTCAGGGCGACTACGTCGAGGCCGTCGTCGAGCTGGGGCCCAACCTCTTTTACGGCACCGGCATCCCGGCCTGCATCCTGGTGCTGCGCCTGGAAAAGGAGGAGGCTGCGCGCGGCAGCGTCTACTTCGTGGATGCCTCGCGCCTCTTTACCAAGGCCCGGGCGCAGAACTTCATGACAGACGCGCAGGCCGACGAGATCCACATGCTCTACCGGACCCGCGCGGACCGTCCCGGATTGAGCCGGGTGGTGCCCATCGAGGAAATCCACGCCGCCGGCTACACCCTCAAGCTGGGCCAGTACCTGCAGGCCGAGAGCCAGGGGGAGACCCTGACGGTGGCAGACGCCCTGACGAATCTCCGCAAGAAGCTGGCGGCCCAGAAGGTCGCTGAGGACCGCCTGGAGATCCTTCTTCAAAAGGCAGGCCACCTGTGA
- a CDS encoding class I SAM-dependent DNA methyltransferase produces the protein MITQRDLEAHLWGAATLLRGKIDASDYKQFIFPLMFFKRISDVWDEEFEGAKEASGGDLAFAALKENHRFQIPTGHHWDDVRAVTVGVGQAIQAALRALEQANPKTLEGIFGDAPWTNKERFSDATLVALLDHFSRVRLDNANVPHDQLGNAYEYLIRQFADDSGHTAQEFYTNRTVVHLMTRVAGLKSGESVYDPTIGTGGLALNGVLGLRDQGQEWRNVKVYGQEVNLITSGIARMNMFLHGIEEFHIARGDTLAEPAFLDEGGLQTFDVVLANPPYSIKRWNRERFAADPYGRNLYGTPPQGNADYAFLQHIIASMNATGRAAVLFPHGVLFRDAEAEMRRKILEDDLIEGVIGLGPNLFYNSPMEACVLVLNRSKPAQRRGQVVMVDGKHQVTRQQAYSFLSPENEAKLLGAWREPDQHPDIARVVSLEEIAGQKFSLSIPLYLYQGQDGLQSHDVQVAVSTWRESRATLQGQTATLFDLLQEASHAD, from the coding sequence GTGATCACTCAACGCGACCTCGAAGCGCACCTCTGGGGCGCCGCGACGCTGCTGCGCGGCAAGATCGACGCCAGCGACTACAAGCAGTTCATCTTCCCGCTGATGTTCTTCAAGCGCATCAGCGACGTCTGGGACGAGGAGTTCGAGGGGGCCAAGGAAGCGTCCGGCGGTGACCTGGCGTTCGCGGCCCTGAAGGAGAACCACCGCTTCCAGATCCCCACCGGGCATCACTGGGACGACGTGCGCGCCGTGACGGTGGGCGTCGGCCAGGCCATTCAGGCGGCGCTGCGCGCCCTGGAGCAGGCCAACCCGAAGACCCTGGAGGGCATCTTCGGCGACGCGCCCTGGACCAACAAGGAGCGCTTCAGCGACGCCACGCTGGTGGCCCTGCTCGACCACTTCAGCCGGGTGAGGCTGGACAACGCCAACGTCCCCCACGACCAGCTGGGCAACGCCTACGAGTACCTGATCCGGCAGTTCGCCGACGACTCCGGCCACACCGCGCAGGAGTTCTACACCAACCGCACCGTGGTGCACCTGATGACCCGGGTGGCCGGCCTGAAAAGTGGCGAGAGCGTCTATGACCCCACCATCGGCACCGGCGGCCTGGCGCTCAACGGCGTGCTGGGGCTGCGCGACCAGGGCCAGGAGTGGCGCAACGTCAAGGTCTACGGTCAGGAGGTCAACCTGATCACCAGCGGCATCGCGCGCATGAACATGTTCCTGCACGGCATCGAGGAGTTCCACATCGCGCGCGGGGACACCCTGGCGGAGCCGGCCTTCCTGGACGAGGGTGGTCTCCAGACCTTCGACGTGGTCCTGGCCAACCCGCCCTACAGCATCAAGCGCTGGAACCGCGAGCGCTTCGCGGCCGACCCTTATGGGCGCAACCTCTACGGCACGCCGCCCCAGGGCAACGCCGACTACGCCTTCTTGCAGCACATCATCGCCAGCATGAACGCGACCGGGCGCGCGGCGGTGCTGTTCCCCCACGGCGTGCTGTTCCGCGACGCGGAGGCGGAGATGCGGCGCAAGATCCTCGAGGACGACCTGATCGAGGGCGTCATCGGGCTGGGGCCCAACCTCTTTTACAACTCGCCGATGGAGGCCTGCGTGCTGGTCCTGAACCGCAGCAAGCCAGCCCAGCGGCGCGGCCAGGTCGTGATGGTCGATGGCAAGCACCAGGTGACCCGCCAGCAGGCCTACAGCTTCCTCTCCCCGGAGAACGAGGCCAAATTGCTGGGCGCGTGGCGCGAGCCAGACCAGCATCCGGACATCGCCCGCGTGGTGTCCCTCGAGGAGATCGCCGGCCAGAAATTCAGTCTCAGCATCCCGCTTTACCTCTACCAGGGTCAGGATGGCCTTCAGAGTCACGACGTCCAGGTGGCGGTGTCCACATGGCGAGAGAGTCGCGCCACCCTCCAGGGACAGACCGCCACCCTCTTCGACCTGCTCCAGGAGGCCAGCCATGCAGATTGA
- a CDS encoding restriction endonuclease subunit S encodes MQIDPSGWQPVTLGEMVQEISIHERAPEKQGIDRYVGLEHLDSQDLRVRRWGLLSEGVTFTKVFRAGQVLFGKRRVYQKKVGVPDFDGLCSGDIIVLATKSEQLLPEFLPLVIQSDAFFAYAEKTSSGSLSPRTKFRELAKFEFLLPPPKQQRELVELLLGVDGAIEASVLTEQAARELFLALGAREMTPPPGSTLISLDQVADIVGGKQLSPSQATGDNMVPYLRAANIRLGWIDFDDVNQMNFEPREQQRLTVHPGDTLLMEGNANPAYVGTPALFSAAMPRGFCIQNTVIRLRPTDPARLLPDYLYIAMRHFFESGKFKELASGSSIKHLGSTRVARLMVHLPLPHEQAHTVSLLKAASETADQTAQHLAHLRTLRAALLNTALSPAPAAVTAPAPALVSA; translated from the coding sequence ATGCAGATTGATCCCAGCGGGTGGCAACCCGTCACCCTGGGCGAGATGGTTCAGGAGATCTCGATCCACGAACGCGCTCCCGAGAAACAGGGGATTGACCGGTATGTCGGGCTCGAGCACCTCGATTCTCAGGACCTGCGCGTTCGCCGCTGGGGGCTGCTTTCCGAGGGCGTGACCTTCACCAAAGTCTTCCGCGCTGGCCAGGTGCTTTTCGGCAAGCGCCGCGTCTATCAGAAGAAGGTGGGCGTTCCCGACTTCGATGGCCTCTGCTCCGGCGACATCATCGTGCTGGCCACCAAGAGCGAGCAGCTGCTGCCCGAATTCCTGCCGCTGGTGATTCAGTCCGACGCTTTCTTCGCCTACGCCGAGAAGACTTCAAGCGGTTCGCTATCCCCGCGCACGAAGTTCCGGGAGCTCGCGAAGTTCGAGTTCCTGCTCCCCCCGCCCAAGCAGCAGCGCGAGCTGGTGGAGCTGCTGCTGGGGGTCGATGGGGCGATTGAGGCATCCGTGCTTACAGAGCAAGCCGCTCGGGAACTGTTCCTGGCGCTGGGCGCGCGCGAGATGACTCCTCCCCCGGGCTCAACGTTGATCTCTCTGGATCAGGTCGCTGACATCGTTGGAGGAAAGCAGTTGTCGCCCAGCCAAGCGACTGGGGACAACATGGTTCCCTATCTTCGAGCGGCCAATATCCGCCTTGGCTGGATCGACTTCGATGACGTCAACCAGATGAATTTCGAACCGCGAGAACAACAACGGCTCACGGTGCACCCTGGCGACACCTTGCTGATGGAAGGCAATGCCAACCCGGCCTACGTTGGCACACCGGCCCTCTTTAGCGCTGCCATGCCGCGCGGCTTTTGCATTCAGAACACTGTCATCCGCCTTCGTCCGACAGACCCGGCGAGGCTGCTACCGGACTACCTTTACATCGCGATGCGGCACTTCTTCGAATCCGGCAAGTTCAAAGAACTGGCCTCGGGAAGCAGCATCAAGCACCTGGGCTCCACTCGCGTCGCGCGGCTGATGGTGCACCTGCCTCTGCCTCATGAGCAGGCCCACACCGTCAGCCTGCTCAAGGCCGCTTCAGAGACGGCCGATCAGACTGCCCAACACCTCGCCCACCTCCGCACCCTGCGCGCCGCGCTGCTCAACACCGCCCTCTCGCCAGCGCCGGCGGCCGTCACCGCGCCGGCACCCGCCCTGGTCTCCGCATGA
- a CDS encoding type I restriction endonuclease subunit R has protein sequence MTFNEANTAEGLVTHTLTRLRGLRWRFVPARDLSREERDVCVWPLVTEALVRLNPEIAARPALAEEVIYKLQAILHGARANPVRANEEFTSWLRGEQTLPFGENHEHVPVRLIDFADPANNDFVVTQQYTYRAGTLERRFDTVLLVNGLPLGIGEVKSTTRPSVSWQDGAKDFLDDYWKNCPAMFAPNVLCFASEGKTFRYAALGGGYEHWAPWRETTDRTPSPLEEVSRAVQGLLRPETLLKMLRDYSIFPVVQGGRKVKVLARYPQVEATEQIVARVVQGQTRRGLIWHFQGSGKSLLMAFAAQKLKTTPALRNPTVIIVVDRTDLNSQIGATFDGAQVPNTVTADSRRDLERLLREDTRQTIITTIHKFGEADGVLNARENIVVLVDEAHRTQEGDLGRKMRAALPNAFLFGLTGTPVARGDRNTFAWFGASEDEDGFLNHYSYSQSIRDGATLPVHFEPRPAHLKVDRAAVDAGMEVLAGDHGLTDADTQELVRRAGRMEHLFKAPARLSAIADDIAAHFRTRVAPAGFKGQVVMFDREACVRMKGLLDERLGEDVSEVVMITQPGDLERWQEAGLTVTPEQFARWTELDKDAGKLEKLLSRFRDPRDPLQLLIVTSKLLTGFDAPINQVMYLDKPLRDHTLLQAICRTNRLYPGKTSGLVVDYLGVFDDVAKALDFDPESIKGVIQNIAELEAGFPAAMRAALAHFPGVDRSVDGFEGLMAAQQALATPAARDEFAADFSVVHRLWEVLSPSAALAPFETDYRWLGSVYESLRPPSGIGVLLWHALGAKTIDLIHRHVTVDHIEESLDTLVLEESVLGLLSGDQAEQKGKQITLAIERVLRKKGNVAKFELLGERLQRLQERYAQGLTGGLAWLKELLALAREVLETEQQEQVEIIPDGKSALTALFEEHRGEETPEIVGRIVGDIDELVRAARFDGWQHTTAGDRAMRQALRRALLKYKLHTDEELFDRAYGYIQQYY, from the coding sequence ATGACCTTCAACGAGGCCAACACCGCCGAGGGGCTGGTCACCCACACCCTCACGCGGTTGCGCGGGCTGCGCTGGCGCTTCGTGCCGGCCCGGGACCTGTCCCGCGAGGAGCGCGACGTCTGCGTCTGGCCGCTGGTCACCGAGGCCCTGGTCCGGCTCAACCCGGAGATCGCTGCCCGGCCGGCACTGGCCGAGGAGGTGATCTACAAGCTGCAGGCGATCTTGCACGGCGCCCGCGCCAACCCGGTGCGCGCCAACGAGGAGTTCACCTCCTGGCTGCGCGGGGAGCAGACCCTGCCCTTCGGGGAGAACCACGAGCACGTGCCGGTGCGGCTGATTGACTTTGCCGACCCCGCGAACAATGACTTCGTCGTCACCCAGCAGTACACCTACCGGGCGGGCACGCTGGAACGGCGCTTCGACACGGTGCTGCTGGTGAATGGTCTGCCGCTGGGCATCGGGGAGGTGAAGTCGACGACGCGCCCCTCGGTCTCCTGGCAGGACGGGGCCAAGGACTTTCTCGACGACTACTGGAAGAACTGCCCAGCGATGTTCGCGCCGAACGTCCTGTGCTTCGCGTCGGAGGGCAAGACCTTCCGCTACGCGGCGCTGGGCGGCGGCTACGAGCACTGGGCTCCGTGGCGCGAGACCACCGACCGCACGCCCAGCCCGCTGGAGGAGGTCAGCCGGGCGGTGCAGGGACTGCTGCGCCCCGAGACGCTGCTGAAGATGCTGCGCGACTACAGCATCTTTCCGGTGGTGCAGGGCGGCCGCAAGGTCAAGGTGCTCGCCCGCTACCCACAGGTGGAGGCCACCGAGCAGATCGTCGCGCGCGTGGTGCAGGGCCAGACCCGCCGGGGGCTGATCTGGCACTTCCAGGGCAGCGGGAAGAGTCTGCTGATGGCCTTCGCGGCCCAGAAGCTCAAGACCACGCCGGCGCTGCGCAACCCGACCGTGATCATCGTGGTCGACCGCACCGACCTGAACAGCCAGATCGGCGCGACCTTCGACGGGGCCCAGGTGCCGAACACGGTCACGGCCGACAGCCGGCGCGACCTGGAGCGCCTGCTGCGCGAGGACACCCGGCAGACCATCATCACGACGATCCACAAGTTCGGCGAGGCCGACGGCGTCCTCAACGCGCGGGAGAACATCGTCGTCCTGGTCGACGAGGCTCACCGCACCCAGGAGGGCGACCTGGGGCGCAAGATGCGCGCGGCGCTGCCGAACGCCTTCCTCTTTGGCCTGACCGGCACACCCGTCGCGCGAGGGGACCGCAACACCTTCGCGTGGTTCGGCGCCAGCGAGGACGAGGACGGCTTCCTGAACCACTACTCCTACAGCCAGTCGATCCGAGACGGGGCGACCCTGCCGGTGCACTTCGAGCCGCGGCCGGCGCACCTCAAGGTCGACCGCGCGGCGGTGGACGCCGGCATGGAGGTGCTGGCCGGCGACCACGGGCTGACCGATGCCGACACCCAGGAACTGGTACGGCGCGCCGGGCGCATGGAGCACCTCTTCAAGGCCCCGGCGCGCCTCTCGGCCATCGCCGACGACATCGCGGCGCACTTCCGCACCCGGGTGGCTCCTGCCGGCTTCAAGGGTCAGGTCGTGATGTTCGACCGCGAGGCCTGCGTGCGCATGAAGGGACTGCTCGACGAGCGCCTGGGCGAGGACGTGAGCGAGGTGGTGATGATCACCCAGCCCGGCGACCTGGAGCGCTGGCAGGAAGCCGGCCTGACGGTCACCCCGGAACAGTTCGCCCGCTGGACCGAGCTGGACAAGGACGCGGGCAAGCTCGAGAAGCTGCTCTCGCGCTTCCGGGACCCCAGGGACCCGCTGCAGCTCCTGATCGTGACCAGCAAGCTCTTGACCGGCTTCGACGCGCCCATCAACCAGGTCATGTACCTGGACAAGCCGCTGCGCGACCACACCCTGCTGCAGGCGATCTGCCGCACCAACCGCCTGTATCCCGGCAAGACCAGCGGGCTGGTTGTGGACTACCTGGGCGTGTTCGACGACGTGGCGAAGGCCCTGGACTTCGATCCCGAGAGCATCAAGGGTGTGATCCAGAACATCGCCGAGCTGGAAGCCGGGTTCCCGGCGGCGATGCGGGCGGCACTCGCGCACTTTCCCGGCGTCGACCGCAGTGTGGACGGCTTCGAGGGCCTGATGGCCGCCCAGCAGGCGCTGGCGACCCCCGCGGCGCGCGACGAGTTCGCGGCGGACTTCAGCGTGGTGCACCGGCTGTGGGAGGTGCTCTCGCCCTCCGCGGCGCTCGCGCCCTTTGAAACGGACTACCGCTGGCTGGGGAGCGTCTACGAGAGCCTGCGGCCGCCCAGCGGGATCGGCGTGCTGCTGTGGCATGCTCTCGGCGCCAAGACCATCGACCTGATCCACCGCCACGTGACGGTGGACCACATCGAGGAGAGCCTCGACACCCTGGTGCTGGAGGAAAGTGTCCTCGGGCTGCTGTCGGGCGATCAGGCCGAGCAAAAGGGGAAGCAGATCACGCTGGCGATCGAGCGGGTGCTGCGCAAGAAGGGCAACGTGGCGAAGTTCGAGCTGCTGGGTGAGCGACTGCAGCGCCTCCAGGAGCGCTACGCCCAGGGCCTCACTGGGGGGCTGGCGTGGCTCAAGGAGCTGCTCGCCCTGGCGCGCGAGGTGCTGGAGACCGAGCAGCAGGAGCAGGTCGAGATCATCCCCGACGGCAAGAGCGCTCTGACAGCTCTGTTCGAGGAGCACCGCGGCGAGGAGACCCCCGAGATCGTGGGCCGCATCGTGGGCGACATCGACGAACTGGTGCGCGCGGCGCGCTTCGACGGCTGGCAGCACACCACCGCCGGCGACCGGGCGATGCGCCAGGCGCTGCGCCGCGCGCTGCTGAAGTACAAGTTGCACACCGACGAGGAGCTCTTCGACCGGGCTTACGGGTATATCCAGCAGTATTACTGA
- a CDS encoding helix-turn-helix domain-containing protein yields MTTNFGPTVLLDFSDPAQLELFLRDAIRRKQEHDKLDFKQDLEFTTSTGEKNPKGRTNLVRLVCSLANSESPLFGDYGFLILGADSEGQIHHVPELDKGSDKLHAQIGDILREYLEPVPDFQVHVFQEASAAWGCILIPPGQAARGPFIFKKESTEKGCNWRRGEWRVRRSAKVVEPDGSDYARVERAKLEQVLQPLRAQLHRHEQAIAQLQGKLDMVKKHQLPQIELQAEPCKTPVILHGGNLDKLRARAIEAARQSPELYTAIDDFLQEAKRRITARSAPVATAAVTSAGTLGKLAGLDTASLLKAQQLSDVIGGPRTRRTVSPSRIKAVQSFLEEVLQEPIDPSWMVFDDLYTRTMLLDRQSWEGDDYPLFQKFCALEKHHSALLLDRMERQRNREQLDGCFEFTLRVRNAGPVKTGDLQLTVEATEDSDVTLLEQMPVPRHELPVEEEGPFPRFKMPKIYHPAQPEPTADILEEDSCELEAASLSPGQTGPAWTLPGRFAVKDLPATGSRRLKLNIKVISDELPQPLVQVVETEVHFARLDRPVH; encoded by the coding sequence GTGACGACGAACTTCGGTCCGACAGTCCTCCTAGACTTCAGCGACCCGGCGCAACTGGAACTGTTCCTGCGGGACGCTATTCGCCGCAAACAAGAGCATGACAAGCTGGACTTCAAGCAGGACCTGGAATTCACGACGTCGACCGGCGAGAAGAACCCCAAGGGGCGCACGAATCTCGTTCGGTTGGTGTGCTCGCTGGCCAACAGCGAGAGTCCGCTTTTCGGGGATTACGGCTTCCTGATCCTGGGGGCAGACAGTGAGGGGCAGATTCATCACGTTCCTGAACTGGACAAGGGGAGCGACAAGCTGCACGCTCAGATCGGCGACATCCTGCGCGAGTACCTGGAGCCGGTGCCTGACTTTCAGGTGCATGTGTTCCAGGAGGCCAGCGCGGCCTGGGGGTGCATTTTGATCCCGCCTGGGCAGGCGGCCCGGGGGCCGTTCATCTTCAAGAAAGAGTCGACGGAAAAGGGCTGCAATTGGCGTCGCGGCGAGTGGCGGGTGCGCCGCTCCGCGAAGGTGGTCGAACCGGATGGCTCAGACTATGCGCGGGTGGAACGCGCCAAGCTCGAGCAGGTCCTGCAACCGCTGCGCGCCCAGCTCCACCGCCATGAGCAGGCCATCGCGCAGCTTCAGGGCAAGCTCGACATGGTGAAAAAGCATCAGCTGCCGCAGATCGAGCTCCAAGCTGAGCCTTGCAAGACGCCGGTGATCCTGCACGGGGGCAACCTTGACAAGCTTCGTGCGCGCGCCATCGAGGCCGCCCGCCAGAGCCCGGAGCTTTACACGGCAATTGACGACTTTTTGCAGGAGGCCAAGCGGCGCATCACGGCGCGCTCAGCGCCCGTAGCGACAGCAGCGGTGACAAGTGCAGGGACGCTTGGCAAGCTTGCTGGTCTGGACACGGCTTCCCTTCTCAAGGCCCAGCAGCTTAGCGACGTGATCGGGGGCCCTCGCACCAGAAGGACTGTCTCGCCAAGCCGCATCAAAGCGGTGCAGAGCTTCTTGGAAGAAGTGCTGCAGGAGCCGATTGACCCCTCATGGATGGTCTTCGACGATCTGTATACCCGGACTATGCTTCTGGACCGCCAGAGCTGGGAAGGCGATGATTACCCTCTTTTTCAGAAGTTCTGTGCCCTCGAAAAGCATCATTCCGCACTGCTGCTCGACCGGATGGAGCGTCAGCGCAACCGCGAACAACTTGACGGATGCTTTGAATTCACCCTCCGGGTGAGGAACGCTGGGCCGGTTAAGACTGGGGATCTGCAGCTCACCGTTGAAGCGACGGAAGACAGCGACGTGACCCTGCTGGAGCAGATGCCTGTGCCCCGGCATGAGCTTCCTGTAGAGGAAGAGGGCCCTTTCCCCCGCTTCAAAATGCCCAAGATCTACCACCCTGCTCAACCCGAGCCGACTGCCGACATCCTCGAAGAGGACTCCTGCGAACTTGAGGCCGCTTCCCTCTCGCCTGGACAGACCGGGCCGGCCTGGACTCTGCCGGGGCGCTTTGCGGTAAAAGATCTGCCGGCTACGGGGAGCCGCAGGCTCAAGCTGAACATCAAGGTCATCTCGGATGAACTTCCTCAACCCCTGGTGCAGGTTGTGGAGACCGAGGTCCACTTTGCGAGACTCGACCGTCCAGTGCACTGA